In Osmia bicornis bicornis chromosome 1, iOsmBic2.1, whole genome shotgun sequence, the following proteins share a genomic window:
- the LOC114876143 gene encoding replication protein A 32 kDa subunit-like produces MWQSHLDTSATFDGGFANTSRKDDQNTVKSRKAQTIVPIMIGHLLSATSTEEITIWGIPARIFSLIGIIRNVEETATKISYDIEDQTGTIVALKWLEADRKASDRTMQVNTYIRIIGLLREQNDKRHVLILRMWPLQSLNELTNHLLELTYIVLKSKAMAKQSNEVGDGNSTMAATNREQLENCPDYGMTGEQSLVYKIIHAQNDTESGIERSEIKAKVPKTVLPRIDGILDFLVSEGHIYTTSTDDHFKTT; encoded by the exons ATGTGGCAATCGCATTTGGATACTAGCGCAACTTTTGATGGTGGATTTGCGAATACTAGTCGCAAAGACGATCAAAACACTGTAAAATCACGAAAAGCTCAAACTATCGTTCCTATTATGATTGGACATTTGCTTTCTGCTACTTCTACCGAAGAAATAACAATTTGGGGTATTCCTGCAcgtatattttcattaatcgGAATTATACGCAATGTTGAAGAAACCGCAACGAAAATATCCTACGATATCGAAGACCAAACAG GTACTATTGTTGCACTTAAGTGGTTAGAAGCAGATAGGAAAGCATCAGATCGTACTATGCAGGTTAATACATATATTCGTATAATTGGTTTACTCAGAGaacaaaatgataaaagaCATGTTCTTATTTTACGAATGTGGCCATTACAAAGCTTGAATGAGTTGACAAATCATTTACTTGAACTCActtatattgtattaaaatctAAAGCAATGGCCAAACAGAGTAATGAAGTAGGAGATGGAAATAGTACTATGGCTGCAACAAATAGAGAACAATTAGAAAATTGTCCTGATTATGGAATGACAGGGGAACAGAGTttagtttataaaattatacatgcTCAAAATGATACAGAATCTGGCATTGAAAGATCTGAAATTAAAGCAAAAGTACCAAAAACAGTTCTTCCACGAATAGATGGTATATTGGATTTCCTAGTTTCAGAAGGTCATATATATACCACAAGCACAGATGATCATTTTAAAACCACTTAA
- the LOC114876192 gene encoding GPN-loop GTPase 3, translated as MRYAQLVMGPAGSGKSTYCSAMQQHAADERKVIDVVNLDPAAEYFDYEPLVDIRELIQLDDVMEDDELRFGPNGGLVFCMEYLIENSTWLEEKLGDVDDDYIIFDCPGQIELYSHMTVIRQLITMLQNLNFRICGIFLVDSQFMIDGSKFLSGTMAALSVMINLELPHINILSKMDLLSKNARKQLDKYLEPDPHSLLADMEKDSWNEKYRNLTEAIGRLIEDYSLVRFYPLNIKNEESMADIKLTIDNIIQYGEDDDVKIRDFDEPTEDDDKDMNYDINT; from the exons ATGAGATACGCTCAACTTGTAATGGGACCCGCCGGTAGCGGAAAG TCTACGTATTGTTCTGCTATGCAACAACATGCAGCTGACGAAAGAAAAGTAATAGATGTAGTAAATTTAGATCCAGCGGCAGAATATTTTGATTACGAACCTCTAGTTGACATAAGAGAATTGATTCAATTAGATGATGTCATGGAAGATGATGAATTACGATTTGGACCTAACGGTGGTCTCGTATTTTGTATGGA ATACTTGATAGAAAACTCAACTTGGTTGGAGGAAAAACTAGGCGATGTAGATGACGACTATATAATTTTCGATTGTCCAGGCCAGATAGAATTATATTCACATATGACAGTCATTCGtcaattaataacaatgttaCAAAATCTGAATTTTCGTATTTGTGGAATCTTTTTAGTAGATAGTCAATTTATGATCGATGGATCGAAGTTTTTATCAGGCACAATGGCCGCGCTTAGTGTGATGATTAATTTAGAATTACCACATATTAATATCCTTAGTAAAATGGATTTATTATCCAAAAATGCGAGAAAACAATTAGATAAGTACTTAGAACCTGATCCACACAGCTTATTAGCAGATATGGAAAAAGATTCTTGGAATGAAAAGTATAGGAATCTTACTGAAGCTATAGGTAGACTTATAGAAGATTACAGCTTAGTACGTTTTTATccattaaatataaaaaatgaagaaagtaTGGCAGATattaaattaacaatcgatAATATAATTCAATACGGAGAGGACGATGATGTTAAAATCAGAGATTTTGATGAACCTACTGAAGATGACGATAAAGATATGAATTATGATATAAAtacatga
- the LOC114876191 gene encoding PHD finger protein 12 isoform X1 yields MGTVEYGFPMIGGLMPQIQALIAPPVSEDSKAAKNKKDKEEKKHPYFKRRGRGHNHDICDACRDGGELICCDKCPASYHLQCHYPAVDPADIPNGEWLCYACRCASKRNLLDNKGNEKNKKKSALEVLALAASLVNPREFELPKELQLPIMFPGSNKVDYVSGRRGKQHSGTNNVGKSHCLDNNLMVPLPARLCFECGRSCRKAPLIACDYCPLYFHQDCLDPPLTAFPIGRWMCPNHPNHFIDQNLLTSCRVTERIKLWDKYANQRIDQHAVKLDFLRKARATNPLFRTKVKLEGRTRIKVPCSVKFHYEHPPELDPVRFYHDAVIRPITKSTENGENKDSTEESIEVKQTEELMEIEKEVEESGEIKQENNQEETKNDKNVEQENVNENECNDDDNSVEYYAEHYGYNAKEGVQLLERPVLEALALQRLEQILDPDGDNYDTINCQTTARAALFSLNKKPKPPTFMIHKTLTIGSGPNCDLVLSNYGNCSFTSSKHAIIFFDESTRRYELLNYSEYGTVVDDVLYSCNYTKVVEQVKEETDDKTQLLSKEQETTEAVKAIIKEKVLSEEQTERKKVLCKCNLTKYETNNKDRLEEGWEGSAIVAHGSTLAFGCLMFVFNTINPHLER; encoded by the exons ATGGGCACTGTAGAATATGGTTTTCCAATGATTGGAGGTTTAATGCCA CAAATTCAAGCTCTTATAGCACCACCTGTATCAGAAGATTCTAAAGcagcaaaaaataaaaaggacaAGGAAGAGAAGAAACATCCATATTTCAAGAGAAGAGGACGTGGTCATAATCATGATATCTGTGATGCTTGCAGAGATGGAGGAGAGCTTATATGCTGTGATAAATGTCCTGCATCGTATCATTTGCAGTGCCA TTATCCAGCTGTAGATCCAGCAGATATTCCTAATGGAGAATGGTTGTGTTATGCGTGTCGTTGTGCATCTAAAAGAAATCTCTTAGACAAcaaaggaaatgaaaagaacaagaagaaatcTGCTTTAGAAGTATTGGCTTTAGCAGCATCTTTAGTTAATCCAAGAGAATTTGAGCTACCTAAAGAATTACAATTACCTATAATGTTTCCTGGTAGTAATAAAGTAGATTATGTATCAggtagaagaggaaaacaaCACAGTGGAACAAATAATg TAGGGAAAAGTCATTGTTTAGATAACAATTTAATGGTGCCTTTGCCGGCACGTTTATGTTTTGAATGTGGTCGTAGTTGCAGAAAAGCGCCCTTAATAGCATGCGATTATTGTCCATTATATTTTCATCAAGACTGTTTAGACCCTCCACTCACTGCTTTTCCAATTGGAAGGTGGATGTGTCCCAATCATCCAAACCATTTCatagatcaaaatttattGACATCGTGTCGAGTAACAGAACGTATCAAACTTTGGGACAAATATGCTAATCAACGTATAGATCAGCATGCAGTGAAACTAGATTTCTTACGTAAAGCACGCGCGACGAATCCATTATTCCGTACAAAAGTTAAATTAGAAGGTCGAACAAGAATAAAGGTTCCGTGTTctgtaaaatttcattacgaACATCCACCAGAATTAGATCCTGTAAGATTTTATCATGACGCGGTTATACGACCGATAACCAAAAGTACAGAGAATGGAGAGAATAAAGATTCTACGGAAGAAAGTATAGAAGTAAAACAAACAGAAGAATTAATGGAGATAGAGAAAGAAGTCGAAGAGAGTGGTGAAATAAAACAGGAAAATAATCAAGAAGAAactaaaaatgataaaaatgttgaacaagaaaatgtaaatgaaaatgaatgtaATGATGATGATAATAGCGTTGAATATTATGCGGAACATTACGGTTATAATGCAAAAGAAGGTGTACAATTGCTTGAAAGACCAGTATTAGAAGCATTGGCGTTACAACGATTAGAGCAAATACTAGATCCAGATGGAGATAATTATGATACAATTAATTGTCAAACGACGGCTAGAGCCGCGTTATTCTCTTTAAACAAGAAACCTAAACCACCAACTTTCATGATTCACAAAACGTTAACTATTGGAAGTGGGCCTAATTGTGACTTGGTTTTATCAAATTATGGTAACTGCAGTTTTACGTCATCGAAACATGCCATTATTTTTTTCGACGag AGTACCAGACgttatgaattattaaattatagcgAATATGGAACGGTGGTTGATGACGTACTTTACTCTTGCAATTACACAAAAGTAGTAGAACaagtaaaagaagaaactgACGATAAAACGCAATTATTAAGTAAAGAACAGGAAACAACGGAAGCAGTAAAGGCTATTATAAAGGAGAAAGTTTTATCCGAAGAACAAACAGAGAGGAAAAAAGTATTATGTAAAtgtaatttaacaaaatatgaaacaaataataaagatCGGTTAGAAGAGGGTTGGGAAGGAAGTGCTATTGTTGCTCATGGATCAACATTAGCATTTGGATGTTTAATGTTTGTATTTAACACTATAAATCCACATTTAGaacgataa
- the LOC114876191 gene encoding PHD finger protein 12 isoform X2, whose protein sequence is MGTVEYGFPMIGGLMPQIQALIAPPVSEDSKAAKNKKDKEEKKHPYFKRRGRGHNHDICDACRDGGELICCDKCPASYHLQCHYPAVDPADIPNGEWLCYACRCASKRNLLDNKGNEKNKKKSALEVLALAASLVNPREFELPKELQLPIMFPGSNKVDYVSGRRGKQHSGTNNGKSHCLDNNLMVPLPARLCFECGRSCRKAPLIACDYCPLYFHQDCLDPPLTAFPIGRWMCPNHPNHFIDQNLLTSCRVTERIKLWDKYANQRIDQHAVKLDFLRKARATNPLFRTKVKLEGRTRIKVPCSVKFHYEHPPELDPVRFYHDAVIRPITKSTENGENKDSTEESIEVKQTEELMEIEKEVEESGEIKQENNQEETKNDKNVEQENVNENECNDDDNSVEYYAEHYGYNAKEGVQLLERPVLEALALQRLEQILDPDGDNYDTINCQTTARAALFSLNKKPKPPTFMIHKTLTIGSGPNCDLVLSNYGNCSFTSSKHAIIFFDESTRRYELLNYSEYGTVVDDVLYSCNYTKVVEQVKEETDDKTQLLSKEQETTEAVKAIIKEKVLSEEQTERKKVLCKCNLTKYETNNKDRLEEGWEGSAIVAHGSTLAFGCLMFVFNTINPHLER, encoded by the exons ATGGGCACTGTAGAATATGGTTTTCCAATGATTGGAGGTTTAATGCCA CAAATTCAAGCTCTTATAGCACCACCTGTATCAGAAGATTCTAAAGcagcaaaaaataaaaaggacaAGGAAGAGAAGAAACATCCATATTTCAAGAGAAGAGGACGTGGTCATAATCATGATATCTGTGATGCTTGCAGAGATGGAGGAGAGCTTATATGCTGTGATAAATGTCCTGCATCGTATCATTTGCAGTGCCA TTATCCAGCTGTAGATCCAGCAGATATTCCTAATGGAGAATGGTTGTGTTATGCGTGTCGTTGTGCATCTAAAAGAAATCTCTTAGACAAcaaaggaaatgaaaagaacaagaagaaatcTGCTTTAGAAGTATTGGCTTTAGCAGCATCTTTAGTTAATCCAAGAGAATTTGAGCTACCTAAAGAATTACAATTACCTATAATGTTTCCTGGTAGTAATAAAGTAGATTATGTATCAggtagaagaggaaaacaaCACAGTGGAACAAATAATg GGAAAAGTCATTGTTTAGATAACAATTTAATGGTGCCTTTGCCGGCACGTTTATGTTTTGAATGTGGTCGTAGTTGCAGAAAAGCGCCCTTAATAGCATGCGATTATTGTCCATTATATTTTCATCAAGACTGTTTAGACCCTCCACTCACTGCTTTTCCAATTGGAAGGTGGATGTGTCCCAATCATCCAAACCATTTCatagatcaaaatttattGACATCGTGTCGAGTAACAGAACGTATCAAACTTTGGGACAAATATGCTAATCAACGTATAGATCAGCATGCAGTGAAACTAGATTTCTTACGTAAAGCACGCGCGACGAATCCATTATTCCGTACAAAAGTTAAATTAGAAGGTCGAACAAGAATAAAGGTTCCGTGTTctgtaaaatttcattacgaACATCCACCAGAATTAGATCCTGTAAGATTTTATCATGACGCGGTTATACGACCGATAACCAAAAGTACAGAGAATGGAGAGAATAAAGATTCTACGGAAGAAAGTATAGAAGTAAAACAAACAGAAGAATTAATGGAGATAGAGAAAGAAGTCGAAGAGAGTGGTGAAATAAAACAGGAAAATAATCAAGAAGAAactaaaaatgataaaaatgttgaacaagaaaatgtaaatgaaaatgaatgtaATGATGATGATAATAGCGTTGAATATTATGCGGAACATTACGGTTATAATGCAAAAGAAGGTGTACAATTGCTTGAAAGACCAGTATTAGAAGCATTGGCGTTACAACGATTAGAGCAAATACTAGATCCAGATGGAGATAATTATGATACAATTAATTGTCAAACGACGGCTAGAGCCGCGTTATTCTCTTTAAACAAGAAACCTAAACCACCAACTTTCATGATTCACAAAACGTTAACTATTGGAAGTGGGCCTAATTGTGACTTGGTTTTATCAAATTATGGTAACTGCAGTTTTACGTCATCGAAACATGCCATTATTTTTTTCGACGag AGTACCAGACgttatgaattattaaattatagcgAATATGGAACGGTGGTTGATGACGTACTTTACTCTTGCAATTACACAAAAGTAGTAGAACaagtaaaagaagaaactgACGATAAAACGCAATTATTAAGTAAAGAACAGGAAACAACGGAAGCAGTAAAGGCTATTATAAAGGAGAAAGTTTTATCCGAAGAACAAACAGAGAGGAAAAAAGTATTATGTAAAtgtaatttaacaaaatatgaaacaaataataaagatCGGTTAGAAGAGGGTTGGGAAGGAAGTGCTATTGTTGCTCATGGATCAACATTAGCATTTGGATGTTTAATGTTTGTATTTAACACTATAAATCCACATTTAGaacgataa
- the LOC114876145 gene encoding replication protein A 32 kDa subunit-like, translating to MWGNTTLNTTVANTSGGFLNDSQDSKRGTSKRVENVIPIMIRHLTRSNDDLQLWGMPVHIVTFVGLVRKIERTTTKVSYEIEDDTGSVTAFRWLATTNKPEPPINLNSYVKIYGHKREQNEKKCVLILKMRPLINLNELTNHLLEVTYVTLKAEKIFNIEKERHESAGMHDVTMTDDNVNGLTKEQVLVFKVIQAENDNENGIERDVLKTRVSKNLLPYIDDILDFLISEGHIYTTLTDDHFKTT from the exons ATGTGGGGTAATACCACATTGAATACCACCGTGGCGAACACATCAGGTGGATTTTTGAATGACAGTCAAGATTCTAAAAGGGGGACTTCTAAAAGAGTGGAAAATGTAATTCCTATTATGATTCGGCATTTAACACGATCTAACGATGATTTACAACTTTGGGGAATGCCAGTTCACATTGTAACTTTCGTAGGACTTGTACGAAAGATCGAGCGAACTACAACGAAAGTGTCGTATGAAATTGAAGATGATACAG GCAGTGTTACAGCTTTTCGTTGGCTGGCAACAACAAACAAACCAGAACCAccaattaatttaaatagttatgtaaaaatatatgGACACAAAAGAgaacaaaatgaaaagaaatgtgTATTAATCTTAAAAATGAGGCCTTTGATTAACTTGAATGAACTGACCAATCATTTATTAGAAGTTACCTATGTAACGTTAAAAgctgaaaaaatatttaatattgaaaagGAAAGACATGAATCAGCTGGAATGCATGATGTGACTATGACAGATGACAATGTTAATGGTTTAACCAAAGAACAAGTACTAGTATTTAAGGTGATTCAAGCAGAGAATGACAATGAAAATGGGATAGAAAGAGATGTGCTAAAAACTCGCGTATCAAAAAATTTATTGCCATATATAGATGATATACTTGACTTTCTAATAAGTGAGGGACACATTTATACAACCCTCACGGACGATCATTTTAAGACAACTTAA